A single genomic interval of Candidatus Vicinibacter affinis harbors:
- a CDS encoding PLxRFG domain-containing protein, whose protein sequence is MIRLRQTYKLTDRQIKLYREALAAAGTSMDEMAKSVIARHAKQNGIDFDNALDIADMAEEVIQQLEEEKARVQKALIESQMSILKQMEGENGITGEDAEKQMRKLLAAVEAQSERIDKTIKDITGIVDKNKQLQDHGYFPLMRFGDHTVTAKDDDGNTQFFGMYEGVPLVPRSGQYQANKVAEAIRAEHPEWTVTTGIHNTEKYKLYEGMNLEAVQLFAEHMDKESLEPFQEFLRVATNDRSIMKRLIHRKGTPGFDRDIRRTLSQFIVSNARHTSSSYHMGDMRKAAEAAEQDGGDIGSEAIRLYEYVSKPREEAQAIRGYLFFNFLGGSIASAMVNLSQVPMMTFPYLTRYEGAGALGRRLAVAARMAIKDPAKITGSLGAALQRAEQDGVTAPQEIHQLTATAANNIFAGSRVANGFLRAWGAPFAMAESFNRRTTFIAAFQIAEKMTHQDLMATGTKSAFEFAEKAVTDTQGIYNKGNRMNVGRGAPGAVIMTFKQFSIMYLELLKRMPPKQRAVMLGMLLLAAGGGGLPFEDDAEDIIDTIGQWLGFGTNASKTLSNAASSVFGERTADILLKGAASQMGIDMHSRFGMGNLIPGTGALKLSSIDKSRDAVEVFGPAASVVQGVAKALENIATGHEWRAAMAVAPNAIKNLDKGVTMAATGYGEDEKGRRTVPTNELESLAKAIGFNPKAVADYGQIKRDIAQDNRMVQVKREEFTSAISDAILSGDTEARKEAMAAVRQWNLDNPKMIVVINPASVSKRVRDARAEGADRFLKTVSRPMRADAREALKP, encoded by the coding sequence TATTGCCGATATGGCAGAAGAAGTCATACAGCAGCTTGAGGAAGAAAAGGCGCGGGTACAAAAAGCGCTTATCGAATCTCAGATGAGCATCTTGAAGCAGATGGAAGGCGAGAACGGAATCACTGGCGAAGATGCAGAAAAGCAGATGCGCAAGCTTCTTGCTGCCGTAGAGGCGCAGTCAGAGCGCATAGACAAAACGATCAAGGATATCACCGGCATCGTCGACAAGAACAAACAGCTACAGGATCACGGCTATTTTCCGCTGATGCGCTTCGGGGACCACACCGTTACCGCCAAGGACGACGATGGCAATACGCAGTTCTTCGGCATGTACGAAGGCGTCCCTCTGGTGCCAAGATCCGGGCAGTACCAAGCGAACAAGGTAGCAGAGGCAATTCGTGCCGAGCATCCTGAATGGACGGTTACAACCGGCATTCACAACACGGAGAAGTACAAGCTCTACGAAGGAATGAACCTTGAGGCGGTGCAGTTGTTCGCCGAGCACATGGACAAGGAGAGCCTTGAGCCTTTCCAGGAGTTTTTGCGGGTAGCGACAAACGACCGTTCGATCATGAAGCGGCTGATTCACCGGAAAGGAACGCCAGGCTTCGACCGAGACATCCGCAGAACGCTGTCACAATTCATCGTCTCGAACGCTCGCCATACGTCCAGCAGCTACCACATGGGCGACATGCGCAAAGCTGCAGAGGCGGCAGAGCAGGACGGCGGCGACATCGGATCAGAGGCCATCCGGCTGTACGAGTACGTATCAAAGCCAAGGGAAGAGGCGCAGGCGATTCGCGGCTATCTGTTCTTCAACTTCCTCGGCGGCTCGATTGCATCGGCAATGGTGAACTTGTCGCAGGTTCCCATGATGACCTTCCCCTACCTTACGAGGTACGAAGGGGCCGGCGCCCTTGGAAGGCGCCTTGCTGTGGCTGCACGCATGGCTATCAAAGACCCGGCCAAGATCACAGGAAGCCTTGGCGCTGCGCTACAGCGAGCAGAGCAGGACGGCGTAACTGCGCCCCAAGAGATTCACCAGCTCACGGCGACGGCGGCCAATAACATCTTCGCCGGCAGTCGGGTAGCCAATGGCTTCTTGCGGGCCTGGGGCGCTCCGTTCGCGATGGCTGAATCCTTCAACCGCAGGACGACGTTCATAGCCGCATTCCAGATCGCCGAGAAGATGACGCACCAAGATCTGATGGCGACCGGGACCAAGAGCGCATTCGAGTTTGCAGAAAAGGCGGTAACAGATACGCAGGGCATCTACAACAAAGGGAACCGGATGAACGTCGGGCGCGGGGCGCCTGGGGCAGTCATTATGACCTTCAAGCAGTTCAGCATCATGTACCTTGAATTGCTGAAGCGCATGCCACCAAAGCAAAGGGCCGTTATGCTTGGCATGCTGCTGCTCGCCGCTGGCGGCGGTGGGCTGCCGTTTGAAGATGATGCAGAGGACATCATAGACACTATCGGCCAGTGGCTAGGATTCGGCACCAACGCGAGCAAAACGCTTAGCAACGCGGCGTCTAGCGTGTTTGGCGAGCGCACGGCAGACATTCTTCTCAAAGGCGCAGCCAGTCAAATGGGCATAGACATGCATTCCCGGTTTGGCATGGGAAATTTGATACCCGGCACCGGGGCGCTGAAGCTCTCTAGCATCGACAAATCACGCGACGCGGTAGAGGTGTTCGGGCCGGCCGCAAGCGTCGTGCAGGGCGTAGCAAAGGCGCTTGAGAACATCGCCACTGGCCACGAATGGCGCGCAGCAATGGCCGTTGCTCCTAACGCAATAAAGAACCTGGACAAAGGCGTTACGATGGCTGCGACCGGGTACGGCGAGGACGAGAAGGGAAGGCGGACGGTTCCAACGAACGAACTTGAATCGCTCGCCAAGGCTATCGGCTTCAACCCGAAAGCGGTTGCCGATTACGGCCAGATCAAGCGCGACATTGCGCAGGACAATCGTATGGTCCAAGTCAAGCGAGAGGAATTCACGTCAGCCATTTCCGACGCGATACTCAGCGGCGATACGGAAGCGCGCAAAGAAGCGATGGCCGCTGTCAGGCAGTGGAACTTGGACAATCCTAAAATGATTGTCGTCATCAACCCGGCATCTGTATCGAAGAGGGTCCGAGACGCCAGAGCAGAAGGCGCCGACAGATTCTTGAAGACGGTATCGAGGCCAATGCGGGCAGACGCACGAGAGGCTCTGAAGCCATGA